TTCTTCCTTAATGTCAATATCTCCATTAGACATTGCAGGCACACCAGTTTCCTTAGATTCCTTCAACTTAGCACCTTTTCGTACTGGAATTGTTTCCAAAATTGCCTCAGCCCAAGATTTGCCCTCAGAAAGTCttaacaatatttcaaaaactacaaaatatttaatttatttcaaatcatcTTCCGTAAGAAAATTCAATCTACCTTACCATGATAAGTACTCAAAACCGTTCTCGTCTTCATATCAACATGTTCAGTCAATGGCAATCGTGCAGTTTTAAGTGACAACTTTTTCGCTCGATCATAACAAAGTCCTTTATGATGATTATGATCAACTAACCCACCAATTATGTAAATTTTAGTAGGATCAATCTCTTTTAGAATTTCATCCGAGTCACttgttaaataaacaatttcatCGTTGGTGAAATTCTCCGAATAAGATTGATAAACCCATTGAACATCCCAATGTTCATAGCCATCGTTCTTTTTCAGAACCTCATGAATTCTACCATCTAATTTAATGCCAGTAAAATGAAGATTTGCTGGCATTCGTGATCTTCGATTGACAGTATAAATTCGGAGTAATTGCTTAACGCATTTGGCAACATCTTTGTCAATCATTAAATCATCATAATCCAAATCTATTGCAACTTTAAGGTCACTAGGACTTTTGTTGGCTTTGTTTCTTTTAAGTTCTTTTCGACTGGGACCGAGTGGTGTCCCTTCGATTTTAGCAGTAAGTCTTTTTAGTTTACATTTTTCACGTTCTTTTtggcgtttttcttttttcttttcttcccaTTGGGCtttctttttgagtttttttaattgTCGTTTAGATAAGGTTGGAGGGTCTTCAGTGGTGGTATTGTCTTCTACTTTGATGGCATCAGAAATATGTGAAGGAATTTCATCTTCTTGCTTTGGAATTTCTAGAGAAGATTCTTCTTCCAtgcttaaaatttgtttattttcggcGGTTGTCATTTTGGATCCTTTTTTAGCTGTCATCGTGAAGCATGTCATAAATTGACAGTAGAAAATATCATGAGAGAAATTTGAGCTACAAATGAGCTACAATGGCTGAATTCCGGTAAATGAAATTGAATGAGTGtgttcaacgattttttaaagtttcgcgcgttttttttttttaatttctaacaaCATTTCTCAGCTGGTTAAAACGAGTTTTGTTACAATTCCATTCTTAAGACCCCACTATATAGGCACATGCGCGCATGGGCTTATTTCAAAATCCAACAAACTGCTTCTTCCTGTTTCTGAAAACATGGGGAGTAGCCATAAATAACATACGCGCGCATAGCCTTCTGTcacaatttacatttttgttttccataatttttgttaaaaaaacacgttgaactgtacacaaaaatatttttaaaactgttcacAATTTGTTtatcacatttttattaaatgaaaattcatttaattcttCCATCCCTCTTGCAtccatgtttttattttattctgagaaaTTTACTCATGCTGCGCACGGCATGAGTAATTAAAACTAGTTTGAACTACTTtatttgctatattgaaaaagtagttcaaagtagctttaagcccgacaaacaattttggttctataaagctttacagatgcaattgttgcttctgtaaagcattatagaagcaaaattgttagtagggagtACGTACTAAGCAagataaatattcccaaatTAAACGCAGCTATAAttgaaaaacagtttaaaaatgaCGTTCTCACAcatgaacgaaaaaaaattacattcacaactttttgaaaaagtacaaaagtgaaaatattttttttctcgctagcaggatttttttgtaaaaaagagtttacaaattgatttttggacggaaaaataagcattctgcataattttttttaattttctagcccgaaaaaccatacaaaaatgcgtttgaaaatgttcactttttgaacCAATGTAgttaatactatgtttccacctacccttaatctgagatttagcgaagtagatttagaataaatctcgaagTGTTTTCACTAGCCAAATCagatttattttgacatttccaAGATTTATTTTGACGTTGGTGAATGACATTTTACAAATCTCAAAAGGaattcatcaaaaataaaacttttcccattactttttaaaacttttagtaatttttatttaaaaataaattcgtaATTATTGTTTTCAGATCACATTTGTTAATCCTACAAAGCAATGCTGTTGTGAATTTTTTTCTGCCCACGGAGCTGGCTATTTTTGTCGACCCAAATCTACCAAGAGTTCCTCTTCTTCTTGCCGCCAcgactttttgttttgtttcttggtCAGCATCtgcaatttaaattattatttcaattttataatttataaattaaatttttatgagtATTTACCTACATTTATTAACAATCTTTCCGTCCGGctatgttttataaattttaattcaatttttcttgTCGCATGTTCCTATCATTATTAGAGCATGGAATCATTCAGCCAAGTAGATTTGGaggagatttattttaaatctactttttaggagatttaaatttgtatggtaAATCTCGGGATTTAGAAGTAGATTTAGCTCTAAATCTCGAAAAAGTAGATTAAGgtgtaggtggaaacatagtataaggcTTTACAAATGAACGCTGCCGACAgcacttttgtatgaaaaaaagttcaacaCCTGAACGTCAACGTTTCGGTTCTgatgaggagtgaagggggaagatgctcacgaagggaactgagggttgtacagttccattgctaaatttttcttctttttgacgtttgttcctagaaaatgtaaaagtggaatgtgattgggcacaacagtaggggtattcacgatccggtgtaacaaaaaggtgtaaaaatgcaaaattttcttttctactactacaactacaatagacaaatttttcaccattgtattttatttttgcaatagggttatggggtatagcaaaagtgtaaaagtgtacaaaaaattttagtctgtatatttggttgttttattttaataaaatgttacacttctgcacttttacaacgatacaacactatttgcatcgaatcgtgaatacccctagtgtgtagccaccgcatgtgaaaaaaatggaccttatgcaagcaaaattgttacttgggaggggtaaggattttcctctttttgacgtttgttcctataAAATGTAAATTGGAACGTGATCGGGCATATCACTGTGTAACCCAAGCCTATTTGTTCTATCGTGTaggaaattatttcatttgacTTACGAAATCAGACAactcacgattttttttatttgagctctagtgaaaaatggtttttattttgtgatggTTTCCCaaaatgaaaaacttaagaCCAGTTGCACAAATTTTTAATCCGTTGATCAgcaacttttgttttttgaaatcggTGTTAAAACTTAGGTTTATCACTGGTTCAAGATCCATAATGGGACTGTTttattggaggtggtagtttactcatgagtagatctagtactacaaataacacacgatcttctactcgaggagatacgaAAGTGTAGTTGGTGtagtagatttctactcacgagtaaactaccacctccaatggaacagggctaatgtaAAATAGCCAAATCCATGTTTGAACTAAAGTTTACCCACaggtgaaaaatattttaatgtttaatgtcaGATACAAAATTTCGATGTTAAAAAATCTATCGACCATGTTTTAGTTTAACTTGAAACACAGCCATTTCCTAAAAACAAATTCCTCCCTCTGAACACACTCATCAACATTTTCCCAATTAAATTCCTTCCCATTTCATTCCACTCCCAGCATCTGACAGCGGCCAGTGAGAGAAATAACTGCTCGaatttttaattcgaaaaattttattttaacggcATTTGTTTTGCGTCCTAGTCctacattttctattttttccgtgaaataaaaatcttctaaaataaattaattaaatttccacACATTCGTTGTTTTTTAtatgttaataaataaaaatatatttaattaaatggtATCTATAATTTTAATGTGAataatttgttaaataaataaaaatggatcCTGTAAATAATTGgaagaaaattcttttacaatGGGTAAGAAATTTTCATGGCGCTAAAAACTGAAAACTttctttataaattaattaaaattattcttgtAGGTAAAAGAATGCAATTTCTTAGAGAAAACATTCTACAGCATTGATCAAACTGAAATCGAAATATTCTTTACACATTTTAAAGATAATTTCAAAGAATCAAACATCTGCCAATATAAAAATGTCTCGGATTTCTTAAAAGGTTTGTCTTATCTTAATTTTAAGGGATGAAAAAAATACgaagaaatattaaataattactTTATAGAACAATATCCACTTTTCGAACCACATTTCGATGATGAAAACACACTTAGCTCAAGTGATCACGTTTATGTGTATTCTCTGTTGTTGCACTTTTCTTGTGTTAAAGTTTCGGATGGATATTTCCAAGGAACTTGTCAGAAATTAAATGATCTCGCTCAGCGAAATATTACagcattttttcaaaagctgttAAATGAGGATTCGCTGACGAAAGAGACTTTGCGTCATGTAATTGCTTCAATTCAGGATTTCACTCCGCCGCCAAATCCAAATAATAGTCGATTTGTTTATGCGGCGGAAAGTCCAATGAAGACGCCACGAAAGCAACCGGGGATATCGCCACCAACTCCAAGAAGTTGTATGCTTTTGGAGAAGAATAAAAAAGTCTACACTCTTAatgtaaattcaattttgttacttttcttttttttttttgaattgttttcaaattatattaaattttaggcACAACTTGAAACATTgtcatatgaaaaaaatgtattggaaGCTGATTTGAagaaatatgaagaaaaaattgataaattaagtaagtatgaacaatttttgtttaggggttgtttattgtaatgaattatttttttctatttaggtcatgaacttaaaaaatcaaatcaggAAATTAAAGATCTTAAAAATGAGATCCAATCGAAGAGTAAGGAAATTAGTGATTCGGGAAATATGCACTCTGGAGAAGAACAGGTTTGTTAACTtaaatttacttcaaaaaatttaaattatttacttatttctaactccagattttactaagaaaagttattacatatcgctcatttacttgaaaactgtcgtaattaaaaaaaaaaactaatttttcagaaaactaattttgaatttagTAGGTATCGATCTTGTATGTAAAAAGTTAcgtttctaaaacaaaactagtGCTCCTTCTCCGTCAATTTTTAGGgtttaaaaatgactttttgctGGATTTAAGAATACTTTATTCCAATAACTTCTGCTTTAATAACTCAAAACTTGTGATTTTTTAGTTAtgacagtattcaagtaaatgagcaATATGTAAGTGCTTCAATTCGGGTTTTTTAATTTACCCCTGAAAACAGTTGTGTAATTTATTATAGTTAGAAGCACAAGTTGATAGAAATATCTCTTTAAATTTTGACAGTACTACAAGATTTAGGTATATTTACCCTATTGTATTCAGCCGCTTTTTATCCAAGTTAGAACTCGATCTCAACCATAAAGCCTGATCTCTAGAAAGCTAGATTCAGTAATGGGCTCTTAGCTAAATGATATAATTTTCCACTTAAGTGTGTGACCTATGATGGGTTTTCTCTGATTTCACTAGTCTgcaggaaatcctccttttaataaaactatacttttctaaaggatttttgtgtgctgattccgaatcccaAGTCAAAATTGGCATAGCAcgtcaagttttttttgtgatattctCGTTAAAAAATCTCGAATATATTTTAGcgtaatgtaatctttttcaacgTAATTTGTCACAAtcttcaaattcagtttcaatcttctcaatatctcttctTCTCCGAAATATCTAAATTTAAGTAAGtcaggtttggcatatcttaccataaaaaaaataatccttaaaaattcatatttctttctcgcaagaacaaaagaattttttcgaatggatttttgtatgttgattttgaatccgaattcaaaaaatactggtcagctctcgtttttgagattttctaaaaaaaaaccttgattttgtgattttttaatttttttgactttggattcgaactCAGCAGATTCgtaagaaaaatatacttttgttcctagaagaaacaaatctgaagctttacaaggcacgTGTATCAAATGGTTTatcacaaataagatatttctaaatagaaaaataatatataacattacaaaacacgtataaatttgttttaatgtattttgtTACAGTTTTCtgtacatatttgactttttacatattttttgattaagattttaatatttgtactgtttttgtcaattagtatcttaaaatgtgtgtaaactttaattgttaaatacaaattttggtgTCATATAATAGATCATGTTATGAGAAATAAGTCCTCGAAATTTGAACTGAATACgaataatagttttatttttgtactaggtcaatcgaatctaaaagggttattttctataaagtactcatatttctcaaaaatcataaaaaaaaaaaaaaaaatggtacgtgctagaatttttctgaaacccgATTTACATTcaggaaagtcaaatctttcataatttcaaaaaattatttggaggaaaaaaaaaagacaaattttgcagaccagttttttttataaaggtcAGTGCCTCGGCCCCAAATTTTTTCTAGAAGATAAAGATCCAAAAAACAGACTTGAGCATAAGTAATTCCTCATATGCTAAGTAATTTATAACTCATGCCATTTCGCTGACATCTTGATTTTTTGTCCTTTTCAATGTTGTTGGATTTTCTTCTCAAtgggttaggttaggttaaggTGGTTGAAAGGAAAATGGTGGACAGACAGACTAGTAACAGGTCCAACTTGGACCCAAATGAAACCATTTCGGATCTGCTCTCTCGTTGTCAAGTCACTATTACTTAACGAGAGAGAAGATTCAAAATGGATCCAATACTTGtccatttattatttttttctttgtctcCTTGCATTAGCAAAACGTAGCATGGAGGGAgggatttaaattaatttttgctgaGTAAAACTCGGCACCAACTAAACAATATTTGGTTCAGACGGGAGTAGATTCATCCTTCAATTACTCTTCATTAACCTATATAGATGTTGATGGAATCGTGAATTGGAAGCTTTTGCCAATTACATTCAAAAATTATACCTCTTGTTACCCTGTCAGGTGCGCATTTTTGCTTCAAGAATGAATTTATAAGGTTATTATAAGCCATTTGGTTACATAAGAACTAACGATTGCTAAGGTTAGTTAAACAACAGTATTTGTTGGTTGTGGTTTTAGAGAAAGTTTTTtgcttaacttaaaaaaatgaacGGCTACTAAAAATAGCTCTTTTTGTCATTGTTATCCGTATCACATTAAGGGGTTTACTagtattacaaaaacaatacgCTTCTATCGATAAGAATAGAAGTTAAGTCCAGATGAGGATAGAATGTTTCGAatgtttattgtttaatttatcTTGGTGCGTGCATATTAATCTTTGTTCaatgttgatatttgggaaatcctTCTGCGGATAGGTTTGCAAAAAGAAAACCTACTAAACAAAATcaattgtttgttgttgttaatagTGTAAAATGTTTACCAGTACATAGTTGTCAAAAGCCACAGCTTCAcactgttttgaacatttttcaaaatcagaggTTTAAGTGATGTCCTTGTGCACTTTTCCAATCAGCGATATTCATCCGAGtattataaaagttttcaattttcaaagaaaCATTCTTTGGGAAATTTTATTCATAAcatgtatttaaataaaaacattttaaattattgtagATACGAAGATTGAGGAAGAAACTGGACCAGAAAGAACAGGAAATAGCCAAGCAAAGTGAAACAATTGAAGATCTCACCGAACAAAAAGATATTTTACAAGAAAAGGTAAGTTGAAGCCAATTCTAACAAAATGTACATAAATCTTTgaagtataattttttaaattcaataatgCAGTGGaaaaaatggtttaaatttAATACTGAAAATATAGGTGTTTAGACATATTTCGAGAGAATCGAGTGAAATTAACTGCCATTTTTGGTACAAATTCAATGGTTTGTGTggacgtttttcaaaataaaataaaattatgtgtACCTaacaatatttaataataaaaaaaattatttgaatattcTTTAAATAATAGCAAAATATGTTAGAAAATCAAAACCGATTATTAATCTTACTTTTCTTcttaattaaaacaaagaagGCTACAAAAGagttatgaagaaaacaattaaACACACATTCATAACAAACTACGGAAAAGTGGTTTAATTATGCCAcctttaaggtttttttaatcCTTCGTTGTGCTTGTAGAtccaaaatatgttttttgggGTAAACCCTGGCACTACCTCATGCGAAAAAATACCGTAGGCGTTTCTGAGATAACAGGTAAATAAGAAAATAGAGTAGAACAGGTTTGTTAAATCCGAAATGCGTTTAGTACTTTTATACCTGGAACATATCACCCTCAgtaaaagtatttttcttttgaaaatttatattatttcttttattcaatcactatgctcttctcttaaaaaaaacaatccataATTGACTTGATAATGGAATGTTTGAATTGaatgttttgaatgaacaacaacaagtTTAAATATTTAGCTCAAATCAACTTTTCACCACATCTCCTTCTGGGGCAAACATTATTACATATTATCACttaaatttttgcttaaaaatacatatttttaacaaacatttacaaatagaaatattttggttgaactcaacaaaaataaaattgaaatacaagCGCAACAGCTAGAACTAATTCCCAGCACCCATTCTGCAATCGGTTGCATTACAGAAAGGTTATAAGAGGTTGCAAATTGAAGAAtgaattttgattaattaagcTTCCCACAACAGgttgttatttttattccaGTAATCGTTTTTGAGATTTGTCCTACACAAAGTCAGAAGATAatctcaagtaaaaaaaagtgaacgAACTTACATTAGTTGACATTTCAAAagacttttagaaaaaaaaaaaaactctatgcATGTTCTTCAttgtttatttgtattaaaaaaaaaagaagaaattaccTTATAACTGTTAAATTTAATTGTCATTTCATAATATTACATTCTTAGTTAAAAAATGCTGAAAAACAAATGAAGTATCTTCAAAGCAACGTAACCGATTTGGCTGAAAAAGTAGATGATCTCTCACAGGAACTTGAGGTAAGCATAATAATATATCTATCAAATAATGTTCTTgttaaatttatgtattttgtcattgtttatgtttttcttgTGTATCCTTTTCCAACAATCCCCATTTATCCTTTGTCATTTCATAATTcgaacaaacaaaaacacaatttagaaaaaagaacGCACAATACAAAATCTTTCCGATACCAAAATTGAACTGGAACAATGGATATCCGAAATACGTTCGTCCACTGTTAACTCTCGTCCAGATCTCAATATGTCAGCTGAATTCCTTGACTTGTCACGGGCCACAAATAGCTCTGGTAGCATTCATAGTCCTGAAAATCTAGGTTCAGTTGTTGATATTAAATTGCgtgaaaaagaaaatgaaaatgagaaaTTACGTGAAGAAATCTCTTCAATTCGTATTGATAATTCAAAGCTATCGAAAGCTATGAGTGAATTAACTACAAGATATTCAAAACTCTTTGATATTTGCAATGACAATCTAAACATCAATAATactgacgatgatgatgaagaaaatataaatgaactttcaaattattttatcattttctcaaattgtatgcaaaattttgcttccaaatatgaagaaaattgttttgagttgaaaagaattaaagaaaatgaaaaacaaattgaagAACTAAATCTTAATTTGGCAAGTAAACTCGAAGAAAGTCAAAATCAAAATGCCGAACTTAAAAAAGAAGTCGAAGATTTGCTTTCTGCAAACAAAATACTACAAACTTCCAAAGCAAGTCTTGAAACTGCAATTTCAGAATTGGAAAACAAACTTGAGAATTGCTTCAAAGAACGATCTGAGGAAGCGAATAACattaaaaaccttcaaaaagaaTTGGAAAATCTCAAAACCGAAAAACATGATACCGAACATCAAATGGAATATTTGACGACTTGTCTGGAAACCAAAGAAGACATCTTAACGAAGTTACAATCTGATAATGGACAGAAAGACCAGATTATCAATGAAAATCAGCAGAAATTCAAAGAATTCGACCAAGAAAAGGAACTTTTCGAGAATAAAATAACTCATTTCGAAACTCTTCAAAAGGATCTTTTTGAACAATTagaatatgaaaaaagtgaaagaagAGAATTTGAGGAACAAAGTAATCAGTTATCAATTGAATTggaaaaatcgaaacaaaactacttgagtGTAACGCGTGACAGAAATTACCATCTCACTTTAATCCAAGGGAATAAGAAACAAATAGAATCCTTACAACAAAGAATTCGTACACTAACCGATGCTCAAAGCCTTAAAGATTCTTTCATTTCGAAACTAGAGACTGACAAAGAATGCTTGATTGATTCAATGCAGGACAAAATTCATAATCTTTCAAATGTTATCGATAAATATGAAGAAGGAttcgaagaaaaaacaaatgaattgAAAGAAGTGACGTCAAAGTTAATTCATACAGAAACTGAAAGTAACTCGAGGCAAAATAAGTTACAAGAAGTTTCTTTACAATTTGACGAAGCAAATGAAGCCTTTGGTAAAGTAACAGAATGTATTTTATACCACTTTAATAACTTTAAATGTCGACTTGGACTTGAAGCCAATACTGACGCCCCTTTGTTATCTTGTGACATCGATGATATCGATCAATTGGATAGTAGACTAAAAAACGATGCTAAGAGTTTACTTGGTGATATTACAACCGTCTGTGATCATGTTTTTGAAGAGAAAGCTTCTTTACAACAAACAATTTCGGAATTAGAAAAAACAGTCGAGACTCTTCACGAAGAGCAATCTTCTTTAAGAAATAATGTTGCGCAGTTGGAAGCTGATCGAATTAAACAGATTTCTTATACAGAAACATTACTTAAAAGAGAAGCTGATCTGAAGGATGAAATATCATCACTGACTTCATCTTTTGAAAAACTCGAAAAGAACTTTTGTAACAAGGCTAAGGATGCCGAAATTCTCTTGGAAAAATACAATCAAGCTGAACAAAGAGTCAAAGAACTTCAAGAAAAGATTCTTCGATTAGAAAATGATTCGAAATTaacaaatgaaaaattgataGAAGAGCGCAATAGACAACTGGAAACAGCACAAACTCAGTTAAATTCTGAAATCGcagaaaaagttttgataaaagAAGAACTTCAAAAAACAGTTGAAATGCTTAACCAAGTTCAGTCAAATATGAGTCTTTTGGAAAATGAAATAGCAGATTTGAAAGAACAAGCAAGTAAGACTTCAAACAAGCTTCGTCAAGAATTTGATAGAACCAAAATTCAATTGCAAAACGAAACAActgaaaaacaacaaattaaagaAGAACTAGAACAGATAAGACTTCAATTCGAAAATGAAGTTACAGAGAAGACGAAAATCAATGAGCTCctagaaaatgttaaaatgcaATTAGAAAATGAAGTCACAAAAAAGCGGGAATTGAAAGAACAACTCGAAGCTGGATCCACAAAAGTCAAGGAAGTAAAAGAAGAACTTGAGAGTATAAAGCTTCTACTCAAAAATGAAGTCACcgggaacaaaaaaattcaagaagcaTTCGAAAGGGTAGCCACAGAGtcgaaggaaataaaaaaagacttCGAGAACACACTACTTATATCAGAAactttaattacaaaaacagaGAAGATTGAAAAAGAACTCAAAAGCACTAAGCTTCAGTTAGAAAGTGAAGTCACTGAGAAAcaacaaattaaagaaaatcttGAAACTCTAGCCACAGAGGCGAAAGGAATAAAAACAGAACTTGAAAGCACGAAGCTTCAATTAGAAAGTGCTAACCTTCAATCAGAAACTTTAGCCACAGAAGCGAAGAAGATGGAAAAAGAACTCGAAAGCACAAA
This DNA window, taken from Episyrphus balteatus chromosome 2, idEpiBalt1.1, whole genome shotgun sequence, encodes the following:
- the LOC129909895 gene encoding tRNA methyltransferase 10 homolog A, giving the protein MTCFTMTAKKGSKMTTAENKQILSMEEESSLEIPKQEDEIPSHISDAIKVEDNTTTEDPPTLSKRQLKKLKKKAQWEEKKKEKRQKEREKCKLKRLTAKIEGTPLGPSRKELKRNKANKSPSDLKVAIDLDYDDLMIDKDVAKCVKQLLRIYTVNRRSRMPANLHFTGIKLDGRIHEVLKKNDGYEHWDVQWVYQSYSENFTNDEIVYLTSDSDEILKEIDPTKIYIIGGLVDHNHHKGLCYDRAKKLSLKTARLPLTEHVDMKTRTVLSTYHVFEILLRLSEGKSWAEAILETIPVRKGAKLKESKETGVPAMSNGDIDIKEESLQNDVSNSTPIEDLIPQDITE